aacgttaattcaatttaatattccttcacataGACCTGGTGGCCTTGGGGTGGTTGAAGTGGAAAGGGAAGAGTCGGCGGCTGGGGTGTTGTCTTCGACATTTTGCTCCAGATCTGGAGAGTAGGCGGCGTATGTATTACAGTATATTAATTCTGCACTTGTTGGGAAAGGAGCAAAGCAATGGCGTGATGGGGATTGGATGTGTTCAAATTGCAATAATCACAATTATGCCTCACGAGAACAATGTAATAGGTGCAAAAGCATGAGAGAGGTTCCTACTCAAACTGTGAGTGTTGCCTAGAGCTGTGAAACTCCAAGGGCATGTTGTGCTTTGTTTTCTTGTGATTTCCCATCGAGGGAATAAGACTGCATATATTTTGCATTGCTTTTTGTCAAAGCTTGATGTTTGCGATATGTTTGTTTGTAAGTTTACTATAGATTCAATCTTGGTTGCCTGCTGCTGTTGAGAATGATTTGTTGTATTCAACGAACTATGGATTTTCTtgccctttttttttcttcttcttttatatTAGCAGAACAAGTGTTACCATATGTATTGGATTATGAAACTGATAGGGTGTTGTACCATAGGTGAAACTCAAAGCTCATGGGATATGATTTAGAATTGTAGTTTAGTTTCTAGCTTCTAGAAATATGTTGATATTTTACAGAGAAATATGATATACAGAGTGGTTTCTAAATTGGAGTTTTTAGAAATTGAGAGTTGTGCGCTTGTATGAAGAAATCTGAGaagaattttgttttaaagagaaatttgaggaagagttaaattcaatttgaatttaataaaaaaaattataagtagtgaagaaattgatgaaaatcacacaattttgtacaaatattttgaattcacaacgtaatgttcttaaattcacaaccagatctatgaattcacaactaaatgttcataaattcacaactagatctatgaattcacaaccagctcgatgaattcacaacttaaagttcttaaattcacaaccagctctttgaattcacaacttaataatcttgaattcacaaccaaatctatgaattcacaactaaaactcgaattcacaactaaaataaattctagttttagttgtgaattcaaattttaaaaccccaaattcacaactacttgaattcacaaccaaaataaattatggctgtgaattaaattctagttatgaattcgactggttatgaattcacaacaaataaattttggtttagggtttagggtttagagtgggtttagggtttagggtttagggtttagagtgggtttacggtttaaggtttagagtggatttagggtttagggcttaggcttgtgaattcacaatcaaaaaattcttgttgtgaattcgattgtttaaggttcagggtttagggtttatggtttagggTTAAGGGTGTAgataggatttagggtttagggtttacggttgtgaattaaattttcgttgtgaattcgtttggtgttgaattcacaaccaatttttttattgtgaattaaatttaggttgtgaattcacaaccaaaaaaatctggttgtgaattaaattttgattgtgaattcacaaataaaaaattctggttgtgaattaaattttagggtttagggtttagggtttagagtggatttaagATTTAgagtttaggttttagggtttagggtttagagtggatttagggtttaggatttagagtggccttaggcttgtgaattcacaataaaaaaattcttgttttgagttcgactgtttaaggttcagggtttagggtttatggtttatagtaagtttagggtttaaggtttagagtttaggatttatggttgtgaattaaattttcgttgtgaattcgactggttttgtattcacaaccaaaaaattcttattgtgaattaaatttgggttgtgaattcacaaccaaaaaaaattgattgtgaattaaattttgattgtgaattcaactggttgtgaattcacaaacaaaaaattctggttgtgaatgtgaattcacaaccaaaaatttttggttgtgaattcacactggttgtgaattgtgggattttttaaaggggtgatgtaaagtggacatttttataatttttaatgtgaaggatattttagtaacactggatattttttaatatttttatcttaatggataatttttaattttacaatatgaaagtggtcattttaaaaatccactcttattTATATAACAGGAATGGATAAATTGATCTATGTGATAAGAAAGAGGTGGAaagttaatttatttctatAAATTTTGTCAGATGGTGACGGTAGCACTTATCAGTgaagaaattatttaataaactCAGTATATATTGTAatatttacatgataaaaatatatatatatagttcatATGATCTCGCCTTTCTCGAGCCGACATTAGTTAATAAATTGTATGTACTATTAACTCTTTAGTTTTTAGTCGCTTTCAATTATTGTTCTTAGTtagaaaaaaactaaaataacatattatttatctttaaataaataaatagtttttttaattgtgaattacAAGATATAAGATATAGAATGAAATAAACAACTGATACATAGGTACGAGTTTTATACACATAAAAGTGTGAAAAGAATTGCAAACTGAGATGTATATagtatttttgttattttgtatATTGGCTATTGTAAAGGGATTATGGCAAAAaacaaatacatgaactttttaaAAAGTTGCTATTtttacatgaactttcaatttaataaaaaaaatacatgaggttttttttttgtttttttttttttgtaattttcacGTGAGTTTCACTTaatgaaattagaatttaattgatagTTGAAAGTAAAAGTGAAGTGAAAAGaatattgaaaataatatttgtgtacattgaataaaaaatatttgtctACATAGAATAAAAAACTCAAGTCAAAATGAAATAGAATATattacattttaattttatttctattgcGATTTTGCTATCTTATGTAAAtgaaattttgaagaaaaagaaagagtaaaataaaaaatgtatatatatatatatatatatatatatatatatatatatatatatatatatatatataggaatgggatcatatagatcccaatgcttataatagatccctagatccaaatcttgatcacacatttatgacatgtggcgcatcaagatggtgacacgtggcaaggattccaaggcaaaatctgaaggggtaaaattggaatgtaatttttggatttaataattaaaaaaatatatattttttttagattttctcaaaatagatatattttagatgcatatagtttcacacaaagatgcataaagttttcacatgaaatgcataactttgaacagaaaaatgcatttaatttttccaattttggtattttcaccaccccaccccataccaccccccaatccagcccacaccaccccccaaccctccccattaccacccccaaaaataggcatgtttcacatgcatataaaatcaaacaaaaatgcataaagttttcacataaaaatgcattaaattatacaaaaaatgcatttcattttaataaatctggtagtttcgccaccccacccctgccccccccacccccccaccccccacccccaccctcccccccaaaaaaatttttttttttttcaaaaactgattttctgattgctggcctacccccacccccatccacccacccaccccccaccccccaccccccccccaaaattttttttatttttttatttttttcaaaactgattttcaaaaaaaaaaaaaattttgggggtagggtgtggggggtggggggtgggggggtcagtggtcagaaaatcagtttttgagaaaataaaaaataataaaaaaaaattttgtgggggggggggtgggtgggtggggggtaggggtgggtcagtggtcagaaaatcagtttttaaaaaaataaattttttttttttgggggtgggggggtgtgttggaaatatggaaaatatatatgtgggagaattaattaatttggagGGATTGATTGGATGGATGACTTTATATTAAAGGTATAATAGTGTTTGGAAATGTGGACGTGTGTGTTAGGAAAAGCAaggaaatattttatttctccACTAATCACTTTTTCTTCACATCACAAATTGAAATGATACAATACATATTTATAGTGTACAATGTCGGTTATTTCTTCAATGACCGACTTAACTTATGGTTTAAAATAGTCTCTAGAATTTTCTTCTAATTTCCTTCACTTAGTAGGTTTTTCTAGAAtactctatatttttctttttctttcttttattttatttgattctagATTTTTCCTtctacaaatcaagtttaataatttattattccaacactcccccttaaacttgatttgtcattcCGAGCAAACTTCTGAACTTGATAAAGTCTTCATACTTGAGTGGCTTTGTGAAGATGTCTGCAACTTGATCTTGTGATTTCACGTATTCCACTTGAACTTCTTTCTTTGCGATGCATTCTCTGATGTAGTGGAAGCGGGTGTCAATATGCTTACTTCGATTATGAAAAACCGGATTCTTTGAGAGCGCGATTGCTGACTTATTATCCACGCAAATCGTTGTTGGCTCCTTTTGTGGCCATCCAAGCTCTTCCAGTAAACTCCGTAGCCAAACTGCATGGCAAACACTGGATGTAGCagccacatattcagcttcacacGTTGATAGCGTGACTATGGGTTGCTTCTTGGACATCCAGGTGAAAGCGGTGTCTCCCATAAAAAATACGAACCCGCTCGTACTCTTCCGATCGTCATTGTCTCCGGCCCAGTCACTATCACTATAGCCAACAAGCTTATAATCATGAGTATTTGAATAGAATAGGCCGTAGTTGAGCGTACCTTTGAGGTAGCGAAGAATTCTCTTTGCCGCCTTAAAATGCGTAGTGGTTGGATTCTCCATATAGCGACTCACGAGTCCTGTCGCATAAAGAATGTCTGGCCTTGTGCAAGTTAAGTACCGTAAACTTCCAACCAAGCTCTTGAACAATGTCGGGTCCACCTTTTCTCCTCCATCAttcttggataattttatcccgCATTCCACTGGCATGTTGATTGCTTTTCAGTCctccatcttgaacttcttgagaatttccttggcatatccttcttgtgtgatgaagatcccatcttcgagttgcttgacttccacgccgaggtagtacgccatcagcccaatgtctgtcatctcaaactcctttgacatggccttcttgaactcctcaatcatctttggattatttcctgtgaaaatcaaatcatctacatacaagCACACAATTAAGACATCTCTTCCGTTGGCTTTCACGTAGAGAGCATGCTCGTGAGGGCATTTGGTGAAACCATTCTCCTCCAAGTACTTATCGATCCTGCTATTCCAtgcccttggtgcttgctttaATCCATATAGGGCCTTCTTTAACTTCAAGACTTTATCTTCTTGCCCTTTTACCTCGTAGCCCATTGGTTGCTTGATATAgacttctttgtctatatacccattcaagaaggctgacttgacatccatttgataaATCTTCCATCTATTTTGGGCTGCAAGAGAGAGTATTAGTCTAATAGTTTCTAAGCGAGCGACGGGAGCAAATACCTCATCATAATCAATTCCAGCTCTTTGACTATATCCTTTCACGACGAGCCTCGCTTTATATCTTTCCACTTCACCCTTGGAATTCTTCTTAGTTTTatacacccacttgactccaatggccttgtgccCTTTTGGTAATGTCACGAGCTCCCAtgtatcattcttctttatggctttgatctcttcatccatcgcaactcgccaattttcactatctgctgcttcttcaaagctAACAGGTTCACAGTCAGCAAATAGGCAAAATAAGgtaagatcttctaacctttcagtatcctcatatatctcgcccaaactccttgctcgtggtgtggctctttcatttaagaaagatggtggcgagtcttcagtgactggcactggtgaagctggtggagtcactggctcttgttggacttctccaacttgctcttcTGTTTTTTGTTCTTCTAACTG
This genomic interval from Salvia miltiorrhiza cultivar Shanhuang (shh) unplaced genomic scaffold, IMPLAD_Smil_shh fragScaff_scaffold_8_1, whole genome shotgun sequence contains the following:
- the LOC131003179 gene encoding secreted RxLR effector protein 161-like, with protein sequence MPVECGIKLSKNDGGEKVDPTLFKSLVGSLRYLTCTRPDILYATGLVSRYMENPTTTHFKAAKRILRYLKGTLNYGLFYSNTHDYKLVGYSDSDWAGDNDDRKSTSGFVFFMGDTAFTWMSKKQPIVTLSTCEAEYVAATSSVCHAVWLRSLLEELGWPQKEPTTICVDNKSAIALSKNPVFHNRSKHIDTRFHYIRECIAKKEVQVEYVKSQDQVADIFTKPLKYEDFIKFRSLLGMTNQV